From Magnolia sinica isolate HGM2019 chromosome 13, MsV1, whole genome shotgun sequence, one genomic window encodes:
- the LOC131223952 gene encoding uncharacterized protein LOC131223952, translating to MIKERFKEYRSDLHQRYKWCRSLEEAVLTAPPHVTIDDWRILCERFSSESFQKRSKINSANRGKLEVNHIAGSKSFVQLRRDMRDSVTGQEPGPVNFYRETHCQQATGSWVHPTASENWAAMDSIRSQPTPDGTQRSEPDILSEVLGTCSGYVRGLGHGAKLMAPARVASSRSVAGESAIRRADIAEKEVQHLRGAVDEIKDQLTR from the exons atgatCAAGGAGCGGTTTAAGGAGTACCGCAGTGATTTACACCAGCGGTACAAGTGGTGCAGGAGCCTCGAGGAGGCCGTATTGACCGCACCGCCGCACGTGACCATTGACGATTGGCGGATACTCTGTGAGAGATTTTCGTCTgagtcttttcag aagaggagcaaaataaattctgcgaACAGGGGAAAGTTGGAAGTGAACCacatagctggttcaaagtcatttgtacaactTCGTCGCGACATG cgagattccgtcactggacaggagcccggaccagtaaACTTCTACAGAGAGACTCATTGTCAgcaggcgacgggatcttgggtacatcctacagccagcgagaattgg GCGGCGATGGACTccatacgcagtcagcccactcccgatggtactcagcggagtgagccagatatcctgagcgaggtgcttggcacatgttctggatatgtgcgtgggcttggccatggtgccaagctcatggcacccgctagagttGCATCCAGCCGATCCGTCGCTGGCGAGAGCGCCAtacgccgagctgatatcgcAGAGAAAGAGGTTCAACATCTACGGGGTGCCGTCGACGAGATCAAAGACCAACtgacgag GTAA